In Bos indicus x Bos taurus breed Angus x Brahman F1 hybrid chromosome 1, Bos_hybrid_MaternalHap_v2.0, whole genome shotgun sequence, a single window of DNA contains:
- the CPOX gene encoding oxygen-dependent coproporphyrinogen-III oxidase, mitochondrial, which yields MAMNLRWLSAGPCWRAVRGACGELRAYGMLRAWSPRCAAGRLCRPPGTACGEQSRGLGYGPPVGGGSRLRTRLAAGLAGLVGLAAVAFGHVERAEMVRKSSGAQSASLGRPEEEDDELARRCRCFMAPPVTDLRELRRRPDDMKTKMELLILETQAQVCQALAQVDGGARFSVDRWERKEGGGGISCVLQDGHVFEKAGVSISVVHGNLSEEAAKQMRSRGKLLKTKDGKLPFSAMGVSSVIHPKNPHTPTIHFNYRYFEVEEADGNTLWWFGGGCDLTPTYLNQEDAVHFHRTLKEACDQHGPDLYPKFKKWCDDYFFIAHRGERRGIGGIFFDDLDSPSKEEVFRFVQSCTQAIIPSYVPLVKKHCNDSFTPQEKLWQQLRRGRYVEFNLLYDRGTKFGLFTPGSRIESILMSLPLTARWEYMHSPSENSKEAEMLEVLRHPRDWVP from the exons ATGGCCATGAATCTGCGCTGGTTGAGCGCGGGTCCCTGCTGGCGCGCGGTGCGGGGCGCTTGCGGGGAGCTGCGCGCCTACGGGATGCTGCGCGCTTGGTCCCCGCGCTGCGCAGCCGGACGCCTGTGCCGCCCCCCTGGTACCGCTTGCGGCGAGCAGAGCCGCGGGCTGGGGTACGGACCCCCCGTGGGAGGCGGCTCCCGGCTGAGAACTCGGCTAGCCGCGGGGCTCGCGGGGCTGGTGGGACTGGCCGCCGTCGCCTTCGGGCACGTGGAGCGGGCCGAGATGGTGCGCAAGAGCTCCGGGGCGCAGAGCGCATCTCTCGGCAGGCCCGAGGAGGAGGACGATGAGCTGGCCCGCCGCTGCCGCTGCTTCATGGCCCCGCCGGTGACCGACCTGCGCGAGCTGCGGAGGAGGCCGGACGACATGAAGACCAAGATGGAGCTGCTGATACTGGAGACCCAGGCCCAGGTGTGCCAGGCGCTGGCACAGGTGGACGGGGGCGCCCGCTTCTCTGTGGACcggtgggagaggaaggaag gaggtggtgGCATCAGCTGTGTACTTCAAGATGGGCATGTTTTTGAAAAGGCTGGGGTTAGCATTTCTGTCGTTCATGGAAATCTTTCTGAGGAAGCAGCAAAACAAATGAGAAGCAGAGGAAAACTACTGAAGACAAAAGATG GTAAATTGCCGTTTTCTGCTATGGGCGTGAGCTCTGTCATTCACCCCAAGAATCCTCATACTCCTACTATCCATTTCAACTACAGATACTTCGAGGTGGAAGAAGCGGACG GTAACACCCTGTGGTGGTTTGGTGGTGGATGTGACCTTACCCCAACATATCTGAACCAAGAGGATGCGGTCCATTTTCACAGGACTCTCAAGGAGGCATGTGACCAGCATGGTCCAGATCTCTATCCCAAATTTAAAAAGTG GTGTGACGATTACTTTTTTATAGCCCATCGTGGGGAGCGGAGGGGTATCGGGGGTATCTTTTTTGATGACCTCGACTCTCCATCCAAGGAGGAGGTGTTTCGCTTTGTGCAGAGCTGTACCCAGGCGATCATTCCTTCTTACGTCCCCCTTGTGAAGAAGCACTGTAATGACTCCTTCACTCCCCAGGAGAAGTTGTGGCAGCAGCTCCGAAGAGGACG GTATGTAGAATTTAACTTGCTGTACGATCGGGGTACAAAGTTTGGCCTCTTCACTCCGGGATCGAGGATTGAAAGCATCTTGATGTCTTTACCTCTCACTGCCCG ATGGGAGTACATGCATTCACCCTCAGAGAACTCTAAAGAAGCTGAAATGCTGGAAGTTTTGCGCCACCCGAGGGACTGGGTGCCTTGA